Genomic segment of Candidatus Coatesbacteria bacterium:
CACGGCGTCTGCACCCGAACCATCCGTCGCGACCTGGCCGCCCTCGAGTCCGCCGGTTATCCCCTCGTCGAGGAGGTCGACTTCACCTCCGCCCACGGCCGCAAGCGCTGGCGCCTGCTCGAGGGCTTCAGCAACGTGCCGCCCGTGCCCCTGACCCGGGAGGAGGCCTACGCCGTGCTGGCCGCGACCCAGGCCATGCGCGGCCTCGGCGATACGCCGATCGGCGAGGCCTTCCACGCCGCCCTCGGGAAGCTGCGCAAGGCCATCAAACCCCTCGACGCGCAGATGACACGACTCTCCGGCACCTATCTCGACGATCCCGAGATCGAGCGCCGCTACAGTGACCAGCACGAGACCATTCTGCGGCTGCTGCGTGCCGTCCACCAGCGTGAACTACTCGACATCACCTACTACGCCGCCCACAACGACCAGGTCACCCGGCGCACCGTCGCCCCCATCGCCTTCTGGCGTTCCGGCGGCGAGCTCTACCTGAT
This window contains:
- a CDS encoding WYL domain-containing protein, translating into MPDRNAQIIRQWEIIWSLRAPAGRTIKSLAAEHGVCTRTIRRDLAALESAGYPLVEEVDFTSAHGRKRWRLLEGFSNVPPVPLTREEAYAVLAATQAMRGLGDTPIGEAFHAALGKLRKAIKPLDAQMTRLSGTYLDDPEIERRYSDQHETILRLLRAVHQRELLDITYYAAHNDQVTRRTVAPIAFWRSGGELYLIAHCYLRDAPRNFRVDRFRSIEPATEEHPWPEDFDPADFLRHSFGPWVGEPRRVVLRFTGYEPGYFADLAVHPTQRVAAVEDGVLVTLEVAPSEHLARWLAGFGAEVRIVEPQELRAWVREIHAGALGSGE